Proteins from a single region of Oscillatoria sp. FACHB-1406:
- a CDS encoding PAS domain S-box protein yields MSLATIKAGVILIIDDNPSNLEVLKQCLELANFSVLTAQIGNRGLEVAESEQPDLILLDLHIPGLDGYELCAALKNKPATREIPVVFMTGYDDEDTRIKCFEVGGVDYIAKPFHLKEMLARIRHQLTIRSLQAQLDRKNAELELRVAERTAELERANAQLRQEIAERQEAEAALKEAQQRYELVVQGSGDGIWDWNLASDEAYISPRYIEILGYAPGEIDRVSCAEFTSWVHPEDRPRVWQARCRHLNTGEPYRIEYRLRKKNGDYCWVASRGQVIWDKVGTPARMAGSISDITRLKEAEAELHQYREELESRVAERTAALNAANEHLLLEIRERTAAEIALRQVQERYELATSVSGNGIWDWDLVTDRIYISPRFAEILGYSEDEIVPYTREDSLNWLHPEDRERIMAAVQAHLQEQAPYCVEYRLRNKQGEYCWISSRGQATWDRNGKPLRMAGSVSDITRLKQTKAALRQANEALEERVRERTAALQESEQRLKAILDNTTSAIYVKDLEGRYLLVNPEVLRIFNLSEAELLGKSDREILQSEFVESFMANDRKVLEAGIPLKFEERVLLSNGKEHSYISIKAPLRDESGNIYAICGLSTDITELKQVEAQLRESQGVLHLFVEHAPSAIAMFDRQMRHLAVSRRWLSNYQLNERDVIGRSYYEIFPNLDEGWRELHNKALNGEFVNVEEVEVTLANGSKEWLRYEIHPWQDRTGKIGGLTIGSEFIGDRKRDRDKLQQLARTLEERVRERTAQFKDSEAKFRAILNNIPHKAWLKDRESRFVAVNLPFCDALGLKPQELIGKTDDDICSPELAREYKERDRAVIASGKQQRVEEDWITPEGEYRWVETYKRPIFDDDNQVTGTAGIAMDITERKRAETELQELNQQLRNSNVELERAKQNAEAANQSKSDFLAKMTHELRTPLNAILGFTQILTRAENLQPDQYQQLEIILSSGEHLLTLIDDILDMSKIEAGKVELNLTHFDFYILIHTLEQMLRFKAQVKGLALSVEVAPEVPQYLCADEQKLRQVLINLIGNAIKFTKMGFITVRVALGDWEEPNSESTEVESLRFEVVDTGCGIAERELDGLFEAFAQSEAGRYALEGGTGLGLAISKHFVELMGGQIEIDSTLDVGTRVRFNIKIAPSASETVACGQLRQRICGLAPHQSQYRILAVEDGWDNRKLLVELLLPLGFEVLEASNGLEGVQMWEKYKPHLVLMDLQMPVMNGYEAIQRIQSAPGGRDIPIIALTAAAFESERKQVLAAGCRDYLTKPFQVEELLEAIAASLGVRYLYETTACKNSQPLERPLTLTEDSFKEMPIAWLTPLHWAAVACDRDEISHLLEEIPPERHSLRRQIEDAIENFDFPSIARLSEPFLRQNE; encoded by the coding sequence ATGAGTCTCGCAACCATTAAGGCTGGAGTCATCCTCATTATCGATGACAATCCTAGCAACCTAGAGGTGTTGAAGCAGTGCTTGGAACTCGCTAACTTTAGCGTTTTAACCGCACAAATTGGAAATCGAGGGTTGGAGGTTGCCGAATCCGAACAGCCCGACCTAATTTTACTCGATCTTCATATTCCGGGACTCGATGGTTACGAGCTATGCGCCGCGCTCAAAAATAAGCCTGCAACGCGAGAAATTCCGGTCGTATTTATGACGGGCTACGATGATGAAGACACTCGCATCAAATGCTTTGAAGTGGGGGGTGTGGATTACATTGCCAAGCCGTTCCACCTAAAAGAAATGCTAGCGCGCATTCGCCATCAACTTACGATTCGATCGCTGCAAGCGCAACTCGATCGCAAAAATGCTGAGTTAGAGTTGCGGGTTGCCGAACGAACTGCCGAACTAGAACGGGCAAACGCGCAACTGCGGCAAGAAATCGCCGAGCGTCAAGAAGCAGAAGCTGCCCTAAAAGAAGCGCAACAGCGTTACGAATTAGTAGTGCAGGGTTCGGGGGATGGAATTTGGGATTGGAATTTGGCGAGCGACGAAGCTTATATCTCGCCGCGTTACATAGAAATTTTGGGCTATGCACCCGGAGAAATCGATCGCGTCTCCTGTGCGGAGTTTACCAGTTGGGTGCATCCCGAAGACCGCCCTCGCGTTTGGCAAGCGCGCTGCCGCCACCTCAATACTGGGGAGCCTTACCGCATCGAATATCGCTTGCGCAAAAAAAATGGAGATTATTGCTGGGTGGCTTCGCGCGGGCAAGTCATTTGGGATAAAGTCGGCACTCCCGCGCGCATGGCTGGCTCCATCAGCGATATTACTCGCCTCAAAGAAGCAGAAGCAGAACTCCATCAATATCGAGAAGAGTTAGAGTCGCGAGTGGCAGAGCGAACGGCTGCTCTTAATGCGGCTAACGAACATTTGCTTCTGGAGATTCGCGAGCGCACTGCTGCCGAAATTGCCTTGCGCCAAGTTCAGGAGCGCTACGAACTCGCAACCAGCGTTTCCGGGAACGGGATTTGGGATTGGGATCTCGTTACGGATCGAATTTATATCTCCCCGCGCTTCGCGGAAATTTTAGGGTATAGCGAAGATGAGATCGTCCCCTATACGCGGGAAGACTCTTTAAACTGGCTGCATCCAGAAGATAGAGAGCGTATCATGGCTGCCGTGCAAGCACATCTCCAAGAGCAAGCGCCCTACTGCGTTGAATACCGCCTTCGCAACAAACAAGGCGAATATTGCTGGATTTCTTCGCGGGGACAAGCCACCTGGGATCGAAACGGGAAACCGCTGCGCATGGCCGGTTCCGTCAGCGATATTACGCGGCTCAAACAGACAAAAGCTGCACTGCGTCAAGCTAACGAAGCCTTAGAAGAACGAGTGCGGGAGCGCACCGCTGCCCTCCAAGAAAGCGAACAGCGCTTGAAAGCTATCTTGGATAATACGACCTCAGCCATTTATGTCAAAGATTTAGAGGGCCGCTATCTGTTGGTTAACCCGGAAGTTTTAAGAATTTTTAATCTTTCCGAAGCAGAACTATTAGGAAAGAGCGATCGCGAAATTTTGCAGTCAGAATTCGTTGAATCGTTTATGGCAAACGATCGCAAGGTTCTTGAGGCTGGAATTCCCTTAAAATTTGAAGAACGGGTTCTCCTGAGCAACGGGAAGGAGCATTCTTATATTTCGATTAAAGCGCCCCTGCGCGATGAGAGCGGAAATATCTACGCCATCTGCGGTCTGTCTACCGATATCACCGAACTCAAACAGGTGGAAGCGCAATTGCGAGAGAGCCAGGGAGTGTTACATTTGTTTGTCGAACACGCCCCGAGCGCGATCGCGATGTTCGATCGTCAAATGCGCCACCTTGCCGTCAGCCGTCGCTGGCTGAGCAACTATCAATTAAACGAGCGCGATGTCATCGGACGCTCCTACTACGAAATCTTTCCCAACCTCGACGAAGGTTGGCGAGAACTCCATAATAAAGCATTAAACGGCGAATTTGTCAATGTTGAAGAAGTGGAAGTGACCCTAGCCAACGGTAGCAAAGAATGGTTGCGCTATGAAATTCATCCCTGGCAAGATCGTACTGGCAAGATCGGCGGCTTGACGATCGGCAGCGAATTCATTGGCGATCGCAAACGCGATCGAGACAAACTCCAGCAACTCGCCCGAACTTTAGAAGAGCGGGTGCGGGAGCGAACCGCGCAATTCAAAGACAGTGAAGCCAAATTCCGCGCCATTCTCAACAATATCCCCCATAAAGCATGGCTCAAAGATCGAGAAAGTCGCTTTGTCGCAGTCAATCTGCCATTCTGCGACGCGCTCGGACTCAAACCCCAGGAGCTAATCGGCAAAACCGACGATGATATTTGTTCGCCCGAACTGGCGCGAGAGTACAAAGAACGCGATCGCGCCGTTATCGCCTCCGGCAAACAACAGCGCGTTGAAGAAGACTGGATTACCCCTGAAGGAGAATATCGTTGGGTAGAAACTTACAAACGCCCCATCTTTGACGACGACAATCAAGTTACCGGTACGGCGGGGATTGCAATGGATATCACCGAACGCAAGCGAGCCGAAACCGAACTTCAAGAACTCAACCAACAACTGCGCAACTCCAACGTCGAACTCGAACGCGCCAAACAAAACGCCGAGGCTGCTAACCAATCCAAAAGCGACTTTTTGGCAAAAATGACCCACGAATTGCGCACGCCGCTCAACGCCATTTTAGGCTTTACGCAAATCCTCACCCGTGCTGAAAATCTCCAACCCGATCAATACCAGCAATTAGAAATCATCCTCAGCAGCGGCGAACACCTCTTAACTTTAATTGACGATATTCTCGATATGTCCAAAATTGAAGCCGGTAAAGTCGAACTCAACCTCACTCATTTTGACTTCTACATTTTGATCCATACCCTCGAGCAGATGTTGAGGTTTAAAGCGCAAGTGAAGGGATTAGCGCTGAGCGTAGAAGTCGCTCCCGAGGTTCCCCAATATCTCTGCGCCGACGAACAAAAATTGCGCCAAGTCCTCATCAATCTGATCGGCAATGCCATCAAATTTACAAAAATGGGTTTCATTACAGTGCGAGTCGCTCTAGGAGATTGGGAAGAACCAAACTCAGAATCGACGGAAGTCGAGTCCCTACGGTTCGAGGTTGTCGATACCGGATGCGGTATTGCCGAGCGCGAACTCGATGGCTTATTCGAGGCGTTCGCGCAAAGCGAAGCCGGACGCTATGCTTTAGAAGGCGGGACGGGCTTGGGTTTAGCGATTAGCAAGCACTTCGTCGAACTGATGGGGGGGCAAATCGAGATTGACAGTACGTTGGATGTCGGGACAAGGGTTCGCTTTAACATCAAGATTGCGCCCAGCGCTTCGGAAACCGTCGCTTGCGGGCAACTGCGCCAGCGCATTTGCGGTTTAGCCCCCCATCAATCTCAATATCGTATCCTCGCTGTCGAGGATGGTTGGGATAACAGAAAATTACTGGTCGAATTGCTGTTGCCTCTCGGGTTTGAGGTTTTAGAAGCCAGTAACGGTTTAGAGGGCGTGCAGATGTGGGAAAAATACAAACCGCATTTAGTGTTAATGGATTTACAAATGCCGGTGATGAACGGCTACGAAGCGATTCAACGAATTCAATCCGCTCCCGGCGGCCGCGACATTCCGATTATTGCACTGACGGCGGCGGCATTTGAGAGCGAGCGCAAACAGGTGTTGGCGGCGGGCTGTCGGGACTACCTGACTAAGCCTTTTCAAGTCGAAGAACTGCTCGAAGCGATCGCGGCATCTTTAGGAGTTCGATACTTGTACGAAACGACCGCCTGCAAAAATTCTCAGCCCCTCGAACGACCGCTGACGCTGACAGAGGACAGCTTTAAGGAAATGCCGATCGCGTGGCTGACTCCTTTGCATTGGGCGGCAGTGGCTTGCGATCGCGATGAAATTTCCCACCTGCTCGAGGAGATTCCTCCCGAGCGCCACAGCTTGCGCCGCCAGATTGAGGACGCGATCGAAAACTTCGACTTTCCCAGCATTGCGCGGCTGAGCGAACCTTTTCTCCGGCAAAACGAATAA
- a CDS encoding DEAD/DEAH box helicase, whose amino-acid sequence MLSQVYQKLAPFLQEYLYDRGWTELRPVQVEACRVIFETNAHLLIASGTASGKTEAAFLPILSILDREPSSTVGVLYISPIKALINDQFERLSELLKQSHTEVWAWHGDISQSRKRRFLKQPQGILQITPESLESLLINKTEELPRLFGDLRFIVIDELHVFMGSQRGGQILCQLSRLAPLIQKPARRIGLSATLGDYTLAKQWLEAGTNLPALRYVDEDSLAPETADTKRPVRLAIAHFPKTEAEDFTAPYYQYLFESSKNQKCLIFTNNRNETETITANLRQIAKTQNFPDIYHVHHGSISSLLREDAETAMREPGAAVIAATLTLELGIDIGQLERVIQINAPLSVASFLQRLGRTGRRGTPADMRFICREPELTGDESLPESIPWDLLQSIAVIQLYVEERWIEPVSLPSYPFSLLFHQTLSILATKGELSESKLMGEILSFPILTKITPKMFKELLQYWLNNDQLEKTERGRYILGVKGEKIVRHFSFYAVFADTVEYTVRGEVGAIGTIPIMPMLGQQFALAGRTWEVLDIDEQRRSLFVKPVEGIANPAWYGRGGSRGEVHKKVLQKMRQVLCSEVQYPYLLESAKERLTKARQTAKLAGLERENLVEIDERTYCIFPWLGTKGCNTLERLIQLFVREVVDIQRLQIVSPYYFWVRLGNKTSIDDFQQQMIYFCEQDLTNEELVAAKEAPRLQKYDAFIPHYLLRKAFAADNLDLEEVKQFCRDWSAR is encoded by the coding sequence ATGCTCTCTCAAGTTTACCAAAAACTAGCCCCTTTTCTTCAAGAATATCTTTACGATCGCGGTTGGACGGAACTGCGTCCCGTTCAAGTTGAAGCTTGTCGCGTCATCTTTGAAACTAATGCCCATCTTTTGATCGCGTCGGGGACAGCATCGGGAAAAACCGAAGCCGCATTTCTCCCCATTTTAAGCATTTTAGATCGCGAACCTTCCAGTACGGTGGGCGTTCTCTATATCAGTCCTATTAAAGCCTTAATTAACGATCAATTCGAGCGTCTCAGCGAATTACTCAAACAATCGCATACCGAAGTTTGGGCGTGGCATGGGGATATTTCTCAAAGTCGCAAGCGGCGCTTTCTCAAACAACCGCAAGGGATTCTGCAAATTACTCCGGAATCATTAGAAAGTTTGTTAATCAACAAAACTGAAGAACTACCGCGTTTATTTGGCGATTTACGTTTTATTGTTATTGACGAACTTCACGTTTTTATGGGTTCGCAGCGAGGAGGTCAAATTCTCTGTCAATTATCGCGCCTCGCCCCCTTAATTCAAAAACCAGCACGCCGCATCGGATTATCGGCAACGTTAGGGGATTATACGTTAGCGAAACAATGGTTGGAAGCGGGGACAAATTTACCCGCATTGCGTTATGTCGATGAAGATTCGCTTGCGCCAGAGACGGCAGATACAAAGCGTCCGGTTCGGCTCGCGATCGCGCATTTCCCAAAAACAGAAGCCGAAGACTTTACCGCTCCTTATTATCAATATCTTTTCGAGAGCAGTAAAAACCAGAAATGCCTGATTTTTACCAACAACCGTAATGAAACCGAAACGATTACGGCTAACTTGCGGCAAATCGCTAAAACTCAGAACTTTCCCGATATTTATCACGTCCATCACGGCAGCATTTCGTCACTGCTACGCGAAGATGCCGAAACAGCAATGCGCGAACCCGGTGCGGCAGTTATTGCTGCTACTTTAACCCTCGAACTCGGAATTGATATCGGGCAACTCGAACGAGTTATTCAGATTAATGCTCCGCTATCTGTGGCGAGTTTTCTTCAGCGTTTGGGCAGAACGGGACGGCGCGGAACCCCGGCAGATATGCGGTTTATTTGTCGCGAACCAGAATTAACGGGGGATGAATCGCTCCCGGAAAGTATTCCTTGGGATTTGTTACAATCGATCGCGGTCATTCAACTTTATGTTGAAGAACGTTGGATAGAACCCGTATCTCTTCCCAGTTATCCCTTTAGCTTGTTATTTCATCAAACGCTGAGTATTTTAGCAACAAAAGGAGAACTATCCGAATCAAAATTAATGGGAGAAATATTGAGTTTTCCCATTCTTACTAAAATTACTCCAAAAATGTTCAAAGAACTTTTACAATACTGGCTGAATAATGACCAGTTAGAAAAAACAGAGAGAGGCAGGTATATTCTTGGGGTAAAAGGAGAAAAAATCGTGCGTCACTTTAGTTTTTATGCAGTTTTTGCCGATACGGTTGAATATACGGTGCGGGGAGAAGTGGGCGCGATCGGCACGATTCCAATTATGCCCATGTTGGGTCAACAGTTTGCTCTCGCCGGTCGCACTTGGGAAGTTTTAGATATTGACGAACAGCGCCGCAGCTTGTTTGTAAAACCCGTTGAAGGAATTGCCAATCCTGCTTGGTATGGACGAGGGGGAAGTCGTGGTGAAGTCCATAAAAAAGTCTTGCAAAAAATGCGGCAAGTGTTGTGTTCTGAGGTTCAATATCCTTATTTGTTAGAGTCGGCGAAAGAGCGATTAACGAAAGCACGTCAAACCGCTAAGTTAGCAGGATTAGAACGAGAAAATTTAGTTGAGATCGACGAGCGAACTTACTGCATTTTTCCTTGGCTGGGAACGAAGGGTTGCAATACTCTGGAACGTTTAATTCAGTTGTTTGTGCGTGAAGTGGTGGATATCCAACGCTTACAAATTGTTTCGCCCTATTATTTTTGGGTTCGCTTGGGGAATAAAACTTCAATTGACGACTTTCAACAGCAAATGATATATTTTTGCGAACAAGACTTGACAAATGAAGAACTGGTTGCTGCAAAAGAAGCACCGAGATTGCAGAAATACGATGCCTTTATTCCCCATTATTTATTGCGAAAAGCTTTTGCTGCTGACAATTTAGACCTGGAAGAAGTTAAACAATTTTGCCGAGACTGGAGCGCAAGGTAG
- a CDS encoding hybrid sensor histidine kinase/response regulator: MNPDLHNSETHPLGDILIVDDELNNLRVLSAILQSYGYGVRQAIDGRTALKAIEVEPPDLILLDIIIPDIGGYEICQQLKQNPATAEIPIIFLSALNRTNDKVKGFEVGGADYITKPFQSQEAIARIEHQLKIRSLQRQLQKKNEKLELTLSQLKNMQLQLIHAEKMSSLGQLAAGVAYEVQQPMNSIHQNINRVVKEASQILEPLASYFATDLNTNPDGLAQLDRDKIQPSIEGFSKAVTTLKSDAARIEDIMASMCYFARTDSAQMQQLDVHKGLESTITILQNRLQTREELPPILLRKNYGNIPLIEGYPGQLNQVFLTLLSNAIDKLEEKLEAGVDFAPTIAVSTQAIESPFPGVEIRIGDNGNGSSGEVEDRLFNRYFASEAPLKGNAIGLSIAHSIVVERHGGQLQYSSNVGEGTEFFLRLPRQAAF, translated from the coding sequence ATGAATCCTGACCTGCACAACTCAGAGACCCATCCGCTTGGCGATATTCTCATTGTTGATGACGAATTGAATAATTTGCGAGTTCTTTCAGCAATTCTCCAATCGTATGGTTATGGAGTGAGACAAGCGATCGATGGGAGGACTGCACTAAAAGCGATTGAAGTCGAACCACCTGATTTAATTCTTTTAGACATTATTATCCCCGATATTGGCGGTTATGAAATCTGCCAACAGTTGAAGCAGAACCCAGCAACGGCAGAAATTCCGATTATCTTTTTAAGTGCCTTAAATCGAACCAACGATAAAGTTAAAGGTTTTGAAGTAGGCGGTGCTGACTATATTACTAAACCGTTCCAATCTCAAGAAGCGATCGCGCGAATCGAGCATCAACTCAAAATTCGCTCCCTTCAACGTCAATTGCAGAAAAAAAATGAGAAGCTCGAGTTAACGCTTAGCCAGCTAAAGAATATGCAACTGCAACTCATCCATGCCGAAAAAATGTCGAGTTTGGGGCAGTTAGCAGCAGGCGTTGCTTACGAAGTTCAACAACCGATGAATTCTATTCATCAAAATATCAATCGAGTTGTCAAAGAAGCCAGTCAAATCTTAGAGCCGCTCGCCTCCTATTTTGCAACCGATCTCAATACCAATCCTGACGGGTTGGCGCAATTAGATAGAGATAAAATTCAACCGTCAATCGAAGGATTTTCAAAAGCTGTAACGACCCTGAAAAGCGATGCAGCTAGAATCGAAGACATTATGGCTTCGATGTGCTATTTTGCGCGTACCGATAGCGCCCAGATGCAGCAGTTAGACGTACATAAAGGCTTAGAAAGTACGATTACTATCCTGCAAAACCGCCTGCAAACCCGCGAGGAACTTCCCCCCATTTTGCTTAGAAAAAATTATGGAAATATTCCTTTGATTGAAGGCTATCCTGGACAACTCAATCAAGTTTTTTTGACGCTTTTAAGTAACGCGATCGATAAGCTAGAGGAAAAGCTCGAAGCGGGAGTAGACTTTGCCCCAACGATCGCAGTTTCAACGCAGGCGATTGAGTCCCCCTTTCCCGGAGTCGAGATTCGGATCGGCGATAATGGCAATGGCAGCAGCGGGGAAGTAGAAGATCGCTTATTCAATCGCTATTTTGCCAGTGAGGCTCCTCTAAAAGGAAATGCGATCGGCTTATCGATCGCGCATTCCATCGTCGTCGAGCGCCACGGCGGACAATTACAGTATTCCTCAAATGTGGGGGAAGGAACTGAATTTTTCCTGCGTCTTCCCCGACAAGCGGCCTTTTAA
- a CDS encoding peptidylprolyl isomerase, producing MQADSNQPTEQYSITAQASNQNMSELAKLEGTATVEMTINGKPVTIELDGKNAPITAGNFVELVNSGFYNGLKFHRVVKDPGQPPFVAQGGDPQGTGMGGFVDPTTKRSRYIPLEITPEGADTPVYSKTLPQAGINKPPALRHTRGAVAMARSQMPDSASSQFYFALSDLSFLDGNYAVFGYVKEGMDAVDSIKQGDKIESAKVVSGLENLKKP from the coding sequence ATGCAGGCAGATTCAAATCAGCCCACAGAACAATATTCCATTACGGCTCAAGCGAGCAATCAAAATATGAGCGAATTAGCCAAACTTGAAGGCACGGCGACGGTAGAAATGACGATTAACGGCAAGCCCGTTACGATTGAGTTAGACGGAAAGAACGCACCGATTACGGCGGGAAATTTTGTCGAGTTGGTCAATAGCGGTTTCTACAATGGGTTAAAATTTCACCGCGTCGTCAAAGATCCGGGTCAACCGCCCTTTGTCGCTCAAGGGGGCGATCCCCAAGGTACGGGAATGGGCGGATTTGTCGATCCGACGACAAAGCGTTCCCGCTATATTCCCTTAGAAATTACCCCCGAAGGAGCCGATACGCCGGTTTATAGTAAAACTTTACCGCAAGCCGGTATTAACAAACCGCCCGCTTTAAGGCATACGCGCGGTGCGGTAGCGATGGCGCGATCGCAAATGCCCGATTCTGCTTCTTCTCAGTTTTATTTCGCCCTTTCCGATCTCTCTTTCTTAGATGGCAATTACGCTGTTTTTGGTTACGTGAAAGAAGGAATGGATGCGGTCGATAGCATCAAGCAAGGCGATAAGATTGAGTCGGCGAAAGTGGTTTCCGGTCTGGAAAATTTGAAGAAACCGTAA
- the ftsH4 gene encoding ATP-dependent zinc metalloprotease FtsH4, with amino-acid sequence MSIKDKPKVPISRIIGNILFVSGVLFLLANLLLPQLFGPAIPRVPYSLFIDQVEGAEVTEVLVGDKEIRYRLKSEEEGKPGQILSTTPIFDLELPKRLEAKGVKFAAAPPPRNSWLGSVIGWVVPPLIFVGIWWFFLGRGAGGGGPQGALSFTKSKAKVYVEGDSGKITFDDVAGVEEAKTELEEIVEFLKTPQRYIDIGARIPRGVLLVGPPGTGKTLLAKAVAGEAGVPFFSISGSEFVELFVGAGAARVRDLFEQAKQKAPCIIFIDELDAIGKSRAGSGGFVGGNDEREQTLNQLLTEMDGFGAGDATVIVLAATNRPETLDPALLRPGRFDRQVLVDRPDLAGRLKILEIYAQKIKLDSEVDLKTIAARTPGFAGADLANLVNEAALLAARGKHEKVAQADFNEAIERVVAGLEKKSRVLNEKEKKIVAYHEVGHALVGATLPGGSKVAKISIVPRGMAALGYTLQMPTEDRFLLSESELRGQIATLLGGRAAEEIVFGSITTGASNDLQRATDMAEQMVTTYGMSKVLGPLAYQKGQQNTFLGDGMNPRRMVSDDTAKAIDEEVKEIVETAHQKALSILNDNRELLESIAQKILEVEVIEGDTLQELLGQVKGLELASHS; translated from the coding sequence ATGAGCATCAAAGATAAACCTAAAGTTCCAATTTCTCGCATCATCGGCAACATTCTGTTTGTGTCGGGGGTGTTGTTCCTGCTGGCCAATCTCTTGTTACCGCAACTGTTTGGTCCGGCTATTCCCCGCGTTCCCTACAGCCTCTTTATCGACCAAGTTGAAGGAGCCGAGGTAACAGAAGTGTTAGTAGGCGATAAAGAAATTCGCTACCGCCTGAAAAGCGAAGAAGAAGGAAAGCCCGGTCAAATTCTTTCGACTACCCCGATTTTTGACCTCGAACTGCCGAAACGCTTAGAAGCTAAGGGCGTGAAGTTTGCCGCCGCGCCGCCGCCTCGTAATAGCTGGTTGGGCAGCGTCATCGGTTGGGTGGTTCCTCCCCTGATTTTTGTCGGGATTTGGTGGTTTTTCCTCGGACGCGGTGCTGGGGGCGGCGGTCCGCAAGGCGCGCTTTCGTTTACGAAGAGTAAGGCGAAAGTTTACGTTGAAGGCGACTCGGGCAAGATTACCTTTGATGATGTCGCGGGCGTGGAGGAAGCGAAAACGGAACTCGAAGAAATTGTCGAATTCTTGAAAACGCCGCAACGCTATATTGATATCGGCGCGCGCATTCCTCGCGGCGTACTGCTGGTCGGGCCGCCGGGAACGGGTAAAACCCTGTTGGCGAAAGCCGTAGCGGGTGAAGCAGGCGTGCCGTTTTTTAGCATTTCGGGTTCGGAGTTTGTCGAACTGTTTGTGGGTGCGGGTGCGGCGCGGGTTCGCGATTTGTTCGAGCAAGCGAAGCAGAAAGCACCTTGTATTATTTTCATCGACGAGTTAGACGCGATCGGTAAGTCTCGCGCCGGTAGCGGCGGTTTTGTCGGCGGTAATGACGAACGCGAGCAAACTCTCAACCAATTGCTGACGGAGATGGACGGTTTCGGTGCGGGCGACGCGACGGTTATCGTTCTTGCGGCGACTAACCGACCGGAAACGCTGGATCCGGCGTTGTTGCGTCCCGGACGTTTCGATCGCCAAGTCCTCGTCGATCGCCCCGATCTCGCCGGTCGTTTAAAAATTCTCGAAATTTACGCCCAAAAAATCAAACTGGATTCTGAAGTCGATTTAAAAACGATCGCGGCGCGCACTCCCGGTTTTGCCGGTGCGGATTTAGCAAATTTGGTCAACGAAGCGGCCTTACTCGCTGCGCGGGGCAAACACGAGAAGGTAGCGCAAGCGGACTTTAACGAAGCGATCGAGCGCGTCGTCGCCGGTCTCGAGAAGAAAAGCCGCGTTCTTAATGAAAAAGAGAAGAAAATTGTCGCTTATCACGAAGTCGGTCACGCTTTAGTTGGCGCGACTTTACCGGGCGGCAGCAAAGTGGCGAAAATCTCGATCGTGCCGCGCGGGATGGCTGCCCTGGGTTATACCTTACAAATGCCCACCGAAGACCGTTTCCTGCTCTCAGAATCGGAACTGCGCGGTCAAATTGCCACCCTCCTCGGCGGGCGCGCGGCGGAGGAAATTGTTTTCGGTAGCATTACTACGGGCGCTTCTAACGACTTGCAACGGGCCACCGATATGGCGGAACAAATGGTCACGACTTACGGAATGAGTAAGGTTCTAGGACCGCTCGCTTATCAAAAAGGGCAGCAAAATACTTTCCTTGGCGATGGGATGAATCCCCGACGCATGGTCAGCGATGACACGGCAAAGGCGATCGACGAAGAAGTTAAGGAAATTGTCGAAACGGCGCATCAAAAAGCGCTCTCAATTCTGAATGACAATCGAGAATTGCTTGAAAGTATCGCTCAAAAAATTCTCGAAGTTGAAGTGATTGAAGGTGATACTTTGCAAGAATTACTCGGTCAAGTTAAAGGGTTGGAATTAGCGAGTCATTCCTGA
- a CDS encoding photosystem I assembly protein Ycf4, whose translation MSAQTETKDGLVLRQEVLGSRRLSNYFWAVISAIGGVGFLLAGLSSYLQTNLLVVSDPSQLVFIPQGVALLFYGVAGSLVALYQVLLIVWDVGGGYNEFDKKTGKLTIFRSGYPGKNRRIEFVSKLEEVQSVRAEIRDGLNPKRNLYLRVKKRRDIPLTRVGTPISLSELENQGAELARFLNVPLEGL comes from the coding sequence ATGTCAGCACAGACTGAAACAAAAGACGGACTGGTACTTCGGCAAGAAGTCCTGGGTTCTCGTCGATTGAGTAATTATTTTTGGGCAGTCATCTCCGCAATTGGAGGAGTCGGCTTTCTCTTAGCCGGACTGTCAAGCTACCTCCAGACTAACTTGTTGGTGGTCAGCGATCCTTCGCAGTTAGTTTTTATCCCTCAAGGGGTGGCGCTACTGTTTTATGGGGTTGCGGGTTCCTTGGTTGCACTGTACCAAGTGCTGCTTATTGTCTGGGATGTGGGCGGCGGTTATAACGAGTTTGATAAAAAAACGGGCAAACTCACAATTTTTCGATCGGGATACCCCGGTAAAAATCGTCGGATTGAGTTCGTTTCTAAGCTCGAAGAGGTGCAATCGGTGCGCGCAGAAATTCGGGACGGATTAAACCCCAAGCGCAATCTTTATTTGCGCGTGAAGAAGCGGCGCGATATTCCGCTGACTCGTGTTGGCACTCCGATTTCGCTGTCGGAACTGGAAAATCAAGGGGCGGAACTGGCTCGATTTTTGAACGTCCCCTTGGAAGGTCTCTAG